The following proteins are encoded in a genomic region of Amycolatopsis sulphurea:
- a CDS encoding YbaK/EbsC family protein: MSSHDHPAVAKVTAALAEAGHQAAADRVRMLPAEVRTAAQAAAALGVPVGAIANSLVFRARTADGKEAALLALTSGAHRARESRMAELAGFAEVGKADAAFVREHTGQAIGGVAPIGHPVRLVTLVDPALREYPEVWAAAGHPKSIFPATFDLLVELTGGIAGAFAGEGEDGRL; this comes from the coding sequence ATGAGCTCCCACGATCACCCCGCCGTCGCCAAGGTCACCGCCGCACTGGCCGAGGCGGGTCACCAGGCCGCCGCCGACCGGGTGCGGATGCTGCCCGCCGAGGTCCGCACCGCCGCGCAGGCCGCGGCGGCGCTCGGCGTCCCGGTCGGCGCCATCGCCAACAGCCTGGTGTTCCGCGCCCGCACCGCGGACGGCAAGGAGGCCGCGCTGCTCGCGCTCACCTCGGGGGCGCACCGGGCGCGGGAATCCCGGATGGCCGAGCTGGCCGGCTTCGCCGAGGTGGGCAAGGCCGACGCGGCGTTCGTGCGGGAGCACACCGGGCAGGCGATCGGCGGGGTCGCCCCGATCGGGCACCCGGTCCGGCTGGTCACGCTCGTGGACCCCGCGCTGCGCGAGTACCCCGAGGTGTGGGCCGCGGCCGGGCATCCGAAGTCGATCTTCCCGGCCACGTTCGACCTGCTCGTCGAGCTCACCGGGGGTATCGCGGGCGCGTTCGCCGGAGAAGGGGAGGATGGACGGCTGTGA
- a CDS encoding GNAT family N-acetyltransferase gives MTAMSSGCSRYVRLSADEFRARLQEALAIYVQAMQYPEGTAEQRAPMWLTHALREGWRCMAALDGNGVLLGLAYGYHGRAGQWWHEQVRQGLTRRSGRQKADEWLSDYFELTEIHVRPENQGKQIGEGLLLGLLDGVEKSKVLLSTPEGTNRAWNLYRRTGFVDVLRDYHFTGDPRPFAILGRQLPLERR, from the coding sequence GTGACCGCCATGTCCTCCGGATGCTCCCGCTATGTACGGCTCTCCGCGGACGAGTTCCGCGCGCGGTTGCAGGAAGCCCTCGCGATCTACGTGCAGGCCATGCAGTACCCCGAGGGCACGGCCGAGCAGCGCGCGCCGATGTGGCTCACCCACGCCCTGCGCGAAGGCTGGCGCTGCATGGCCGCGCTGGACGGCAACGGAGTGCTGCTCGGTCTCGCCTACGGGTACCACGGCCGTGCCGGGCAGTGGTGGCACGAGCAGGTCCGGCAGGGCCTCACCCGGCGTTCCGGGCGGCAGAAGGCGGACGAGTGGCTGTCGGACTACTTCGAGCTCACCGAGATCCACGTACGCCCGGAGAACCAGGGCAAGCAGATCGGCGAGGGCCTGTTGCTCGGGCTGCTCGACGGCGTCGAGAAGTCGAAGGTGCTGCTCTCGACGCCCGAGGGCACCAACCGTGCGTGGAACCTGTACCGCCGCACCGGATTCGTCGACGTCCTGCGTGACTACCACTTCACCGGCGACCCACGGCCGTTCGCGATCCTCGGGCGGCAGCTGCCGCTGGAGCGGCGCTGA